From the genome of Streptomyces sp. NBC_01116, one region includes:
- a CDS encoding sensor histidine kinase: protein MNDLVHQHTALSDTDLEWLHLLVSEWQLLSDLSFADLVLWVPTRDGTRYVSVAQMRPNTGPTSYQDDMVGHLVPRGRRPLLDAALDEGRIVREGDPEWREEVPVRVESIPVRREGRVLGVIARNTNLLTVRTPSRLELTYLQSASDLAQMIAAGAFPFPGQQVDMDASPRVGDGLIRLDADGIVQYASPNGLSAYHRLGLASDLVGHHLGTTTAELAPSRGPVDEALVKVASGYAPREFEVECAGGVIQLRAIPLKPKGVRIGSLVLLRDVTELRRRERELITKDATIREIHHRVKNNLQTVAALLRLQARRMDSEQGREALNEAVRRVGSIAIVHETLSQNLDERVEFDEIADRVIAMVSEISPGKVTCRRTGRFGILDAEVATPLSMVLTEVLQNALEHAFAVADHGTVEVSAVRGGSPTDGRLLITVTDDGRGLPEGFDPKRAGNLGLQIVRTLVEGELGGTFGMVPAPGRGTQVVLDLPVRADK from the coding sequence ATGAACGACCTCGTCCACCAGCACACCGCTCTGAGCGACACCGACCTCGAGTGGCTCCATCTGCTGGTCTCGGAGTGGCAGCTGCTCTCCGATCTGTCCTTCGCCGACCTCGTGCTGTGGGTCCCCACCCGCGACGGCACGCGGTATGTCTCCGTCGCCCAGATGCGCCCCAACACCGGGCCCACCTCCTACCAGGACGACATGGTCGGCCACCTGGTGCCGCGCGGCCGCCGCCCGCTGCTGGACGCCGCCCTGGACGAGGGCCGGATCGTGCGCGAGGGCGACCCGGAGTGGCGCGAGGAGGTCCCCGTACGGGTCGAGTCCATCCCGGTACGCCGTGAGGGCCGGGTGCTCGGCGTCATCGCCCGCAACACCAACCTGCTCACCGTGCGCACCCCCTCCCGGCTGGAGCTCACCTACCTCCAGTCCGCCTCCGACCTGGCCCAGATGATCGCCGCCGGGGCGTTCCCCTTCCCCGGCCAGCAGGTCGACATGGACGCCTCCCCGCGCGTGGGCGACGGCCTGATCCGGCTCGACGCCGACGGGATCGTCCAGTACGCGAGCCCCAACGGCCTCTCCGCCTACCACCGCCTCGGCCTCGCCTCCGACCTGGTCGGCCACCACCTCGGCACCACCACCGCCGAACTGGCCCCGTCCCGGGGACCGGTCGACGAGGCCCTGGTCAAGGTGGCCAGCGGTTACGCGCCCCGTGAGTTCGAGGTCGAGTGCGCGGGCGGCGTGATCCAGCTGCGGGCGATCCCGCTCAAGCCCAAGGGCGTCCGCATCGGCTCCCTGGTCCTGCTCCGGGACGTCACAGAACTGCGCCGCCGCGAGCGCGAGTTGATCACCAAGGACGCGACCATCCGGGAGATCCACCACCGGGTGAAGAACAACCTCCAGACGGTGGCCGCCCTGTTGCGCCTCCAGGCCCGACGGATGGACTCCGAGCAGGGCCGCGAGGCGCTCAACGAGGCGGTCCGGCGCGTCGGTTCGATCGCCATCGTCCATGAGACGCTGTCCCAGAATCTGGACGAGCGGGTCGAGTTCGACGAGATCGCCGACCGGGTCATCGCGATGGTCTCGGAGATCTCCCCGGGAAAGGTGACCTGCCGGCGCACCGGACGCTTCGGCATCCTCGACGCCGAGGTCGCCACCCCGCTCTCCATGGTGCTGACCGAGGTTCTGCAGAACGCCCTGGAGCACGCCTTCGCCGTGGCCGACCACGGGACGGTGGAGGTCTCCGCCGTGCGCGGCGGATCGCCCACCGACGGACGGCTGCTGATCACCGTCACCGACGACGGGCGCGGGCTGCCCGAGGGGTTCGACCCGAAGCGGGCCGGCAACCTCGGGCTCCAGATCGTACGGACGCTGGTGGAGGGGGAGTTGGGCGGCACGTTCGGCATGGTCCCGGCGCCCGGACGCGGCACCCAGGTGGTGCTGGACCTCCCGGTCCGCGCCGACAAGTAG
- a CDS encoding sugar ABC transporter substrate-binding protein, with amino-acid sequence MKRKLIAAIGVAGMLVSVAACGSDDTKSSADPKDRKENLTVWLMGEARSTWPELVKDVNAEFNKKYPGVKVKVQYQQWADKVKKLDTSLAGDKFPDVVELGNTETMQYILNGALGEIDPKKYENSDTWIKGLKDTCSFEGKTYCVPYYASARLAVYNKDMLKAGTGSDALPQTEDEFLAAMDKTSAELGKKDKRASSLYFPGRYWYAAMSYVAAYGGQIATYDEGSKEWKSALSTPEAQKGIQHFIDLVKKYNKADITKDEQDHANVMANEKAAVIYGQAWEAGSVTTGENGNPKLEGKIATAGMPGPEGKALPSFIGGSDLATISKSKVQDLGEEWISLFTNAKSMEVLASKNILPNNEKQLEPLKAKPETAAIANAVPDAWFTPIAPGWASIEKEEILQNMLLEIVKGGSVADASKKADDKINALINKES; translated from the coding sequence GTGAAGCGCAAGCTCATCGCGGCTATCGGTGTCGCGGGCATGTTGGTTTCGGTCGCGGCGTGTGGTTCGGACGACACGAAGTCGTCCGCGGACCCGAAGGACCGCAAGGAGAACCTGACCGTCTGGCTCATGGGCGAGGCCCGGTCCACCTGGCCGGAACTGGTCAAGGACGTCAACGCCGAGTTCAACAAGAAGTACCCGGGCGTCAAGGTCAAGGTTCAGTACCAGCAGTGGGCCGATAAGGTCAAGAAGCTGGACACCTCTCTCGCGGGCGACAAATTCCCGGACGTTGTCGAACTCGGCAACACCGAGACCATGCAGTACATCCTCAATGGTGCGCTCGGAGAAATCGACCCCAAGAAGTACGAGAACTCGGACACCTGGATCAAGGGTCTGAAGGACACGTGTTCCTTCGAGGGCAAGACCTACTGCGTCCCTTACTACGCGAGCGCCCGTCTGGCCGTGTACAACAAGGACATGCTGAAGGCCGGCACCGGCAGCGACGCCCTCCCGCAGACCGAGGACGAGTTCCTCGCCGCGATGGACAAGACCTCCGCCGAGCTGGGCAAGAAGGACAAGCGCGCCTCGTCCCTCTACTTCCCGGGCCGTTACTGGTACGCCGCGATGTCCTACGTCGCCGCCTACGGTGGCCAGATCGCCACGTACGACGAGGGCAGCAAGGAGTGGAAGTCCGCGCTCTCCACCCCGGAGGCCCAGAAGGGCATCCAGCACTTCATCGACCTGGTCAAGAAGTACAACAAGGCCGACATCACGAAGGACGAGCAGGACCACGCCAACGTGATGGCCAACGAGAAGGCCGCGGTCATCTACGGCCAGGCCTGGGAGGCCGGCAGCGTCACCACGGGCGAGAACGGCAACCCGAAGCTCGAGGGCAAGATCGCCACGGCCGGTATGCCCGGCCCGGAGGGCAAGGCGCTCCCGTCCTTCATCGGCGGCTCGGACCTCGCGACGATCTCCAAGTCCAAGGTCCAGGACCTCGGCGAGGAGTGGATCTCCCTCTTCACCAACGCGAAGTCCATGGAGGTCCTCGCGTCGAAGAACATCCTCCCCAACAACGAGAAGCAGCTTGAGCCGCTGAAGGCCAAGCCGGAGACCGCCGCCATCGCCAACGCGGTGCCGGACGCCTGGTTCACGCCGATCGCGCCGGGCTGGGCCTCCATCGAGAAGGAAGAGATCCTCCAGAACATGCTTCTGGAGATCGTCAAGGGCGGCTCCGTCGCCGACGCCTCGAAGAAGGCCGACGACAAGATCAACGCGCTGATCAACAAGGAATCCTGA
- a CDS encoding RNA polymerase sigma factor SigF — protein sequence MRDETIRSGVVRPAGIPEQQARPHPVDGADGPESIDVAVEQQSQAGRAGQMSEHGHHDPHDRSGARALFFELRELPDGSTEKAELRNRLVRMHLPLVEHLARRFRNRGEPLDDLTQVATIGLIKSVDRFDPDRGVEFSTYATPTVVGEIKRHFRDKGWAVRVPRRLQELRLSLTTATAELSQQHGRSPTVHELAERLGISEEEVLEGLESANAYSTLSLDVPDTDDESPAVADTLGSEDEALEGVEYRESLKPLLEDLPPREKRILLLRFFGNMTQSQIAQEVGISQMHVSRLLARTLAQLRERLLVEE from the coding sequence GTGCGGGACGAGACGATCCGATCCGGGGTGGTGCGGCCGGCAGGCATCCCGGAGCAGCAGGCCCGGCCGCATCCGGTGGACGGAGCGGACGGGCCCGAGAGCATCGACGTCGCGGTGGAGCAGCAGTCGCAGGCAGGGCGGGCGGGCCAGATGAGCGAGCACGGGCACCACGATCCACACGACCGCAGCGGGGCCCGGGCCCTCTTCTTCGAGCTGCGGGAGCTGCCCGACGGTTCGACGGAGAAGGCCGAGCTGCGCAACCGGCTGGTGCGGATGCACCTGCCGCTCGTGGAGCACCTGGCGCGCCGCTTCCGCAACCGCGGGGAGCCGCTGGACGACCTGACCCAGGTGGCCACGATCGGGCTGATCAAGTCCGTGGACCGGTTCGACCCGGACCGGGGCGTGGAGTTCTCGACGTACGCCACTCCCACGGTGGTCGGCGAGATCAAGCGCCACTTCCGGGACAAGGGCTGGGCGGTGCGGGTGCCGCGCCGCCTCCAGGAGCTGCGGCTGTCGCTGACCACGGCCACCGCGGAGCTCTCCCAGCAGCACGGCCGCTCGCCGACGGTGCACGAGCTGGCCGAGCGGCTGGGCATCTCCGAGGAGGAGGTGCTGGAGGGCCTGGAGTCGGCCAACGCGTACAGCACGCTCTCGCTGGACGTGCCGGACACGGACGACGAGTCGCCGGCGGTCGCGGACACGCTGGGCTCGGAGGACGAGGCGCTGGAGGGCGTGGAGTACCGGGAGTCGCTCAAGCCGCTCCTGGAGGACCTGCCGCCGCGCGAGAAGCGCATCCTGCTGCTGCGCTTCTTCGGGAACATGACCCAGTCGCAGATCGCCCAGGAGGTCGGCATCTCGCAGATGCACGTCTCCCGGCTGCTGGCCCGCACCCTGGCACAGCTGCGCGAGCGGCTGCTCGTCGAGGAGTAG
- a CDS encoding carbohydrate ABC transporter permease, whose product MSAADTKAAGPPVPVPPDPQVTGKSSVDDDAPRVQKRKRKKGELLPYLLILPAIVAIAAVYLYPLSKTVIMSFQDMGRRELWSGEPAPWVGFEQFTNILGDSEFWWVTFRTVVFMVVCVTLTMGIGLLVALLMRKLSTWVRLVLTACLIAAWSMPLMVAASIFRFMADSDYGLINTLIAKVVGEDWLGHNWYLDPIQGFGIITLLVVWGAIPFVVVTLYAALTQVPQELEEAAALDGASAYGIYKFVTWPVIKPVFTMVATLSVIWDFNVFGQIWLLRGNKPEPEYETLGLYSYSKAFESTSFSQGTAIALITVLLLSGVAVYYLRQLMKTGEVE is encoded by the coding sequence GTGTCTGCCGCTGATACCAAGGCCGCCGGGCCGCCGGTACCCGTACCCCCCGACCCGCAGGTGACCGGGAAGTCGTCCGTCGACGACGATGCGCCCCGGGTGCAGAAGAGGAAGCGGAAGAAGGGGGAACTGCTCCCCTATCTCCTGATCCTCCCGGCGATCGTGGCGATCGCCGCCGTCTACCTCTACCCGCTCAGCAAGACGGTCATCATGTCCTTCCAGGACATGGGCCGCCGTGAGCTGTGGTCCGGAGAGCCCGCTCCCTGGGTCGGCTTCGAGCAGTTCACCAACATCCTCGGCGACTCCGAGTTCTGGTGGGTCACCTTCCGCACCGTCGTCTTCATGGTCGTCTGCGTGACGCTGACCATGGGGATCGGTCTGCTCGTCGCCCTGCTGATGCGCAAGCTCTCCACCTGGGTCCGGCTGGTGCTCACCGCCTGCCTCATCGCCGCCTGGTCGATGCCGCTGATGGTCGCCGCCTCGATCTTCCGGTTCATGGCCGACTCCGACTACGGCCTGATCAACACCCTGATCGCCAAGGTCGTCGGCGAGGACTGGCTCGGACACAACTGGTACCTCGACCCGATCCAGGGCTTCGGCATCATCACCCTGCTGGTCGTCTGGGGCGCCATCCCGTTCGTCGTCGTCACCCTGTACGCCGCCCTCACCCAGGTCCCCCAGGAGCTGGAGGAGGCCGCCGCCCTCGACGGCGCCAGCGCGTACGGCATCTACAAGTTCGTCACCTGGCCGGTCATCAAGCCGGTCTTCACCATGGTCGCCACCCTCTCGGTGATCTGGGACTTCAACGTCTTCGGCCAGATCTGGCTGTTGCGCGGCAACAAGCCCGAGCCGGAGTACGAGACCCTCGGCCTCTACTCCTACTCCAAGGCGTTCGAGTCCACCTCCTTCAGCCAGGGCACCGCGATCGCCCTGATCACGGTGCTGCTGCTGTCCGGCGTGGCCGTGTACTACCTGCGCCAGCTCATGAAGACGGGAGAGGTCGAATGA
- a CDS encoding anti-sigma regulatory factor, with product MSQIAGEPGNQDFVEVRLPAAGAYLSVLRTATAGLAARLDFTLDEIEDLRIAVDEACAILLQQAVPGSVLSCVFRLVDDSLEVTVSAPTTDGRAPERDTFAWTVLSALAGKVDSTVADDRTVSISLYKQRGAGPGPA from the coding sequence GTGTCCCAGATCGCAGGCGAGCCCGGGAATCAGGACTTCGTGGAAGTCCGGCTGCCCGCTGCGGGTGCCTACCTGTCGGTGCTGCGAACGGCCACGGCCGGCCTCGCAGCGCGTTTGGACTTCACTCTCGACGAGATCGAGGATCTTCGTATCGCGGTCGACGAGGCCTGCGCGATCCTGCTTCAGCAGGCCGTGCCGGGCTCCGTCCTCAGCTGCGTCTTCCGTCTCGTCGACGACTCCCTCGAAGTGACGGTGTCGGCGCCCACCACGGACGGCCGGGCGCCCGAGCGCGACACCTTCGCCTGGACGGTGCTCTCCGCACTGGCCGGCAAGGTCGACTCCACGGTCGCCGATGACCGTACGGTCAGCATCAGCCTCTACAAACAGCGCGGCGCGGGCCCCGGGCCGGCGTGA
- a CDS encoding WhiB family transcriptional regulator: MDWRHNAVCREEDPELFFPIGNTGPALLQIEEAKAVCRRCPVMEQCLQWALESGQDSGVWGGLSEDERRAMKRRAARNRARNASA; encoded by the coding sequence ATGGACTGGCGTCACAACGCCGTTTGTCGTGAGGAAGACCCTGAGCTTTTCTTCCCCATCGGCAACACCGGTCCTGCGCTGCTGCAGATCGAGGAAGCCAAGGCTGTCTGCCGCCGCTGCCCCGTCATGGAGCAGTGCCTGCAGTGGGCGCTCGAGTCCGGCCAGGACTCCGGCGTCTGGGGTGGCCTCAGCGAGGACGAGCGCCGCGCGATGAAGCGCCGCGCCGCTCGCAACCGGGCGCGCAACGCAAGCGCCTGA
- the nagB gene encoding glucosamine-6-phosphate deaminase, giving the protein MEVVIVPDAAAGGELIAEAIATLIARKPDALLGVATGSTPLPIYRALAAKVASGAVDASRARICQLDEYVGLPAGHPESYRSVVLREVIEPLGLSESSFMGPDGSAEDVQAACEAYDRALAEAGGVDLQLLGIGTDGHIGFNEPCSSLASRTRIKTLTQQTRVDNARFFDDDIEQVPHHVITQGIGTILDSRHPILLATGEGKAEAVAQTVEGPIASIVPASALQLHPHATVVVDEAAASKLKLADYFRATYAAKPGWQGL; this is encoded by the coding sequence GTGGAAGTTGTCATCGTCCCGGACGCCGCGGCAGGCGGCGAACTGATCGCGGAGGCCATCGCCACGCTGATCGCCCGCAAGCCCGACGCCCTGCTCGGCGTTGCGACCGGCTCGACCCCGCTGCCCATCTACCGCGCGCTCGCGGCGAAGGTCGCCTCCGGGGCGGTCGACGCGTCGCGCGCCCGGATCTGCCAGCTCGACGAGTACGTCGGGCTGCCCGCGGGCCACCCGGAGTCGTACCGCTCCGTGGTGCTGCGCGAGGTCATCGAGCCGCTCGGGCTCTCCGAGTCCTCCTTCATGGGCCCCGACGGGTCGGCCGAGGACGTCCAGGCGGCCTGCGAGGCCTACGACCGGGCGCTGGCCGAGGCCGGCGGGGTCGACCTCCAGCTCCTGGGCATCGGCACGGACGGGCACATCGGCTTCAACGAGCCGTGCTCCTCGCTCGCCTCCCGCACCCGGATCAAGACGCTGACGCAGCAGACCCGGGTCGACAACGCGCGCTTCTTCGACGACGACATCGAGCAGGTGCCCCACCACGTGATCACGCAGGGCATCGGGACGATCCTGGACTCGCGTCACCCGATCCTGCTGGCCACCGGTGAGGGCAAGGCGGAGGCCGTCGCCCAGACGGTGGAGGGACCCATCGCCTCGATCGTGCCGGCCTCCGCGCTCCAGCTGCATCCACACGCGACGGTGGTCGTGGACGAGGCGGCGGCGTCGAAGCTGAAGCTGGCGGACTACTTCCGCGCCACGTATGCGGCGAAGCCGGGGTGGCAGGGGCTGTAG
- a CDS encoding SIS domain-containing protein gives MSATPPADPGGQGDEPGRIMSGEMAEQPAMLRRILEQGAPRIREVAAEIAARKPRFVLLTARGTSDNAALYAKYLLEIRLGLPCGLASMSTTTAYGARPDLRDVLVVTVSQSGGSPDLVASTRAAREAGAVTLAVTNNPDSALAAVSEYHIDILAGPEKALPATKTYTASLLSLYLFVAGLGGHDGTEAAAGLPDLAGAILGRRAEVKALASRYRFAERMVITSRGYGYPTAKEAALKLMETSYIPALSYSGADLLHGPLAMVDNISPVIAVVTDGRGGEALQPVLDRLRGRGADLFVVGPKAQVEAASAGFALPTAGVPEELQPILEILPLQLLAYEVTIARGQDPDAPRALAKVTETR, from the coding sequence ATGTCCGCCACCCCTCCGGCCGACCCGGGCGGCCAGGGCGACGAGCCCGGCCGCATCATGTCCGGCGAGATGGCCGAGCAGCCCGCGATGCTGCGCCGCATCCTCGAACAGGGCGCGCCGCGCATCCGCGAGGTCGCCGCCGAGATCGCCGCCCGGAAGCCCCGGTTCGTGCTGCTCACCGCCCGGGGCACGTCGGACAACGCGGCGCTGTACGCGAAGTACCTGCTGGAGATCCGCCTCGGGCTGCCCTGCGGACTGGCCTCGATGTCCACCACGACGGCCTACGGGGCCCGGCCGGACCTGCGGGACGTCCTGGTGGTCACCGTCAGCCAGTCGGGCGGCTCGCCGGACCTGGTGGCCTCCACGAGAGCCGCCAGGGAGGCCGGGGCGGTCACCCTCGCCGTCACCAACAACCCGGACTCAGCGCTGGCGGCGGTCTCCGAGTACCACATCGACATCCTGGCGGGCCCGGAGAAGGCGCTCCCGGCCACCAAGACGTACACCGCCTCGCTCCTCTCCCTCTACCTCTTCGTGGCGGGGCTGGGCGGCCACGACGGAACGGAGGCCGCCGCGGGGCTGCCCGACCTCGCGGGCGCGATCCTGGGCCGCCGGGCCGAGGTCAAGGCGCTGGCCTCGCGGTACCGCTTCGCCGAGCGCATGGTGATCACCTCGCGCGGCTACGGCTACCCGACGGCCAAGGAAGCGGCCCTGAAGCTGATGGAGACCAGCTACATCCCCGCTCTCTCCTACTCCGGCGCGGATCTCCTGCACGGACCGCTGGCGATGGTCGACAACATCTCCCCGGTGATCGCCGTGGTCACCGACGGCCGGGGCGGCGAGGCCCTCCAGCCGGTGCTGGACCGGCTGCGCGGACGCGGTGCGGACCTCTTCGTGGTCGGCCCCAAGGCCCAGGTGGAGGCGGCCTCGGCCGGCTTCGCGCTGCCCACGGCGGGCGTCCCGGAGGAGTTGCAGCCGATCCTGGAGATCCTGCCGCTGCAACTGCTGGCGTACGAGGTGACGATCGCCCGGGGCCAGGATCCGGACGCGCCCCGCGCCCTGGCCAAGGTCACCGAGACCCGCTGA
- a CDS encoding diacylglycerol kinase family protein codes for MRALLVVNPAATTTSARTRDVLIHALASEMKLEAVTTEYRGHARDLGRRAADSDDIDLVVALGGDGTVNEVVNGLLHRGPDVDSLPKLAVVPGGSTNVFARALGLPNDAVEATGAILDALENRTERTVGLGLAAGTPGTEDESVPERWFTFCAGLGFDAGVIGRVEQKREHGKRSTHALYVRQVVRQFLNEAHRRHGQITLDVPGQDPVTDLALSIICNTAPWTYLGNRPMYASPKASFDTALDVLGLKRLSTPAVALYGTQLLTSSPEKGPRGKHAVSRHDLTDFTLHSKVPLPFQMDGDHLGLRTSVTFTGVRRALRVIV; via the coding sequence ATGCGCGCACTCCTCGTGGTCAACCCAGCTGCTACCACCACCAGTGCCCGCACCCGCGACGTGCTCATCCACGCGCTGGCCAGCGAGATGAAGCTGGAGGCGGTGACCACCGAGTACCGGGGGCACGCACGGGACCTGGGACGACGGGCCGCGGACAGCGACGACATCGACCTGGTGGTCGCCCTCGGCGGCGACGGCACGGTGAACGAGGTCGTGAACGGGCTGCTGCACCGGGGCCCGGACGTGGACAGCCTTCCGAAGCTCGCCGTGGTCCCCGGCGGGTCCACCAACGTCTTCGCGCGCGCCCTGGGGCTGCCGAACGACGCGGTGGAGGCGACCGGCGCGATCCTGGACGCCCTGGAGAACCGGACCGAACGCACGGTCGGGCTCGGACTGGCGGCCGGCACCCCGGGAACCGAGGACGAATCCGTTCCCGAACGCTGGTTCACTTTCTGCGCCGGTCTCGGATTCGACGCCGGAGTCATCGGCCGGGTCGAACAGAAACGCGAGCACGGGAAGCGTTCGACCCACGCGCTGTATGTGCGCCAAGTGGTGCGGCAGTTCCTCAACGAGGCCCACCGCAGACACGGGCAGATCACGCTCGACGTGCCCGGGCAGGACCCGGTCACCGACCTCGCGCTCTCCATAATCTGCAACACCGCCCCCTGGACCTACCTGGGCAATCGCCCGATGTACGCCTCGCCGAAGGCCTCCTTCGACACCGCGCTGGACGTCCTCGGGCTGAAGCGTCTGTCCACCCCTGCGGTGGCCCTCTACGGCACCCAGCTGCTCACTTCGAGCCCCGAGAAGGGGCCGCGCGGCAAGCACGCAGTTTCACGGCATGACCTCACGGACTTCACCTTGCATTCAAAGGTTCCCCTGCCCTTCCAGATGGACGGCGACCACCTGGGACTACGTACGAGCGTGACGTTCACAGGCGTACGCCGTGCACTGCGTGTGATTGTGTGA
- a CDS encoding glycoside hydrolase family 3 protein, whose amino-acid sequence MTTLVSTTDTVTRDALAVLQPGFTGTTAPDWLLRRVGEGLASVGLFGRNITSPEQLTALTERLRSERDDVLVAIDEEGGDVTRLEVTHGSSFPGNFALGSVDDVHLTRAVAQELGRRLAECGVNLNWAPSADVNSNPGNPVIGVRSFGADTRLAARHTAAYIEGLQAAGVAACTKHFPGHGDTAVDSHLALPRIDVDLDTLHARELVPFRAAIAAGSKSVMSAHILLPALDPDRPATLSPQILTGLLRQELGYDGLIVTDAVEMDAIAGTYGIERGSVLALAAGADAICVGGGLADEETVLRLRDALVAAVRSGDLTEERLADAAARVRALASWTQRARGDVPEPGAAVQEGTAPGTGVSSDIGLVAARRAVRVTGAGDRLTGAAYVASFSAVANIAVGDETPWGIAAELGRILPGTGADTYTDQAAAPADEILAAAGERRIVAVVRDEHRHAWMGAALDVLLAARPDTIVVEMGLPQSTPRGSLHIATHGAARVCGLAAAEAITGTNA is encoded by the coding sequence ATGACCACCCTCGTTTCCACCACGGACACCGTGACGCGCGACGCGCTCGCCGTGCTCCAGCCCGGGTTCACCGGCACCACCGCACCGGACTGGCTGCTGCGCCGCGTCGGTGAAGGCCTCGCCTCCGTCGGGCTGTTCGGCCGCAACATCACCTCGCCCGAACAGCTGACCGCCCTCACCGAGCGGCTCCGCTCCGAGCGGGACGACGTCCTCGTCGCCATCGACGAGGAGGGCGGCGACGTGACCCGCCTGGAGGTCACGCACGGCTCCTCCTTCCCCGGCAACTTCGCCCTCGGCTCGGTGGACGACGTCCACCTCACCCGGGCCGTCGCCCAGGAGCTCGGCCGCCGGCTCGCCGAGTGCGGCGTCAACCTCAACTGGGCGCCGTCCGCCGACGTCAATTCCAACCCGGGCAACCCGGTCATCGGCGTGCGCTCCTTCGGCGCCGACACCCGCCTGGCCGCCCGGCACACCGCCGCGTACATCGAGGGGCTCCAGGCCGCCGGCGTCGCCGCCTGCACCAAGCACTTCCCCGGGCACGGCGACACCGCGGTCGACTCGCACCTGGCGCTGCCCCGCATCGACGTGGACCTCGACACCCTGCACGCCCGTGAACTGGTGCCCTTCCGGGCGGCCATCGCCGCGGGTTCCAAATCGGTGATGAGCGCGCATATCCTGCTTCCCGCACTCGACCCGGACCGCCCGGCGACCCTGAGCCCGCAGATCCTCACCGGTCTGCTGCGCCAGGAGCTGGGTTACGACGGCCTGATCGTCACCGACGCCGTGGAGATGGACGCCATCGCCGGTACGTACGGCATCGAGCGCGGGTCCGTCCTCGCCCTCGCGGCGGGCGCCGACGCCATCTGTGTGGGCGGCGGCCTGGCCGACGAGGAGACGGTGCTGCGGCTGCGCGACGCCCTCGTCGCGGCCGTGCGCAGCGGGGACCTGACCGAGGAGCGGCTCGCCGACGCGGCCGCCCGTGTACGAGCCCTGGCGTCCTGGACGCAGAGGGCCCGGGGGGATGTCCCGGAGCCGGGCGCGGCAGTGCAGGAGGGGACCGCGCCCGGCACCGGAGTCAGCTCCGACATCGGTCTGGTCGCCGCCCGCCGCGCGGTCCGGGTGACCGGGGCCGGCGACCGGCTGACCGGTGCGGCGTACGTCGCCTCGTTCAGCGCGGTGGCGAACATCGCGGTCGGCGACGAGACCCCGTGGGGCATCGCCGCCGAGCTGGGCAGGATCCTGCCCGGCACCGGCGCGGACACCTACACCGACCAGGCCGCCGCTCCGGCGGACGAGATCCTGGCGGCGGCGGGGGAGCGGCGCATCGTCGCCGTGGTCCGCGACGAGCACCGGCACGCCTGGATGGGCGCCGCGCTCGACGTCCTGCTCGCGGCCCGCCCGGACACGATCGTGGTCGAGATGGGCCTGCCCCAGTCGACCCCGCGCGGTTCGCTGCACATCGCGACCCACGGCGCTGCCCGGGTCTGCGGCCTGGCAGCGGCGGAAGCGATCACCGGCACGAACGCCTGA
- a CDS encoding carbohydrate ABC transporter permease → MSSSTQTTQALRPDRKKSRLHFDLIGLGIALVMVFPVYWLIISALRPNHEIRSYDQTLWPTSITFDNFVRATEQQNFATAIQSSLIVAVTAVVGGMIIATLAALAIGRFRFFGRKALVLIMILVQMLPPTAMLIPIYAQLNAMGGIDEYWGLIVVYLVSTLPFATIMIRGFVVNIPVELEESAMVDGCTRFQAFRRVIFPLLAPGLAAASIFALVNAWNEYLFAYILINDNSKYTLNVWLMTFTTERGTDYGALMAASTMIALPVVVFFMIIQKKMAAGLTSGAVKG, encoded by the coding sequence ATGAGCAGCTCGACCCAGACGACACAGGCGCTGCGGCCCGACCGCAAGAAGAGCCGGCTGCACTTCGACCTGATCGGCCTCGGCATCGCCCTGGTCATGGTCTTCCCGGTCTACTGGCTGATCATCAGCGCCCTGCGGCCCAACCACGAGATCCGCAGCTACGACCAGACCCTGTGGCCCACGTCGATCACCTTCGACAACTTCGTCCGGGCGACCGAGCAGCAGAACTTCGCCACCGCCATCCAGTCCAGCCTGATCGTCGCGGTCACCGCGGTGGTCGGCGGCATGATCATCGCGACCCTGGCGGCCCTGGCCATCGGCCGGTTCCGGTTCTTCGGCCGCAAGGCCCTGGTCCTGATCATGATCCTGGTCCAGATGCTGCCGCCGACGGCGATGCTCATCCCGATCTACGCCCAGCTCAACGCGATGGGTGGGATCGACGAGTACTGGGGCCTGATCGTCGTCTACCTGGTCTCCACACTGCCCTTCGCCACCATCATGATCCGCGGCTTCGTCGTGAACATCCCGGTGGAGCTGGAGGAGTCGGCGATGGTGGACGGGTGCACCCGCTTCCAGGCCTTCCGCCGCGTGATCTTCCCGCTGCTGGCCCCCGGGCTCGCCGCCGCTTCGATCTTCGCCCTGGTGAACGCGTGGAACGAATACCTCTTCGCGTACATCCTGATCAACGACAACTCCAAGTACACGCTGAACGTTTGGCTGATGACGTTCACGACCGAGCGCGGAACGGACTACGGCGCCCTCATGGCGGCGTCGACCATGATCGCCCTCCCCGTCGTCGTGTTCTTCATGATCATCCAGAAGAAGATGGCCGCAGGCCTCACTTCCGGCGCCGTGAAGGGATAG